The Streptomyces tendae DNA segment CGTCGGCGAGGACGCGGGCTTCGCGGCCCTGTACGACGTGGCCCTGCTCAGCGCCATGTACGGCATGTTCGCCGGGGCGGCGCACGCCTTCGCCCTGATCCGCGGGGAGGACATCGACCCCACGAAGTTCGCCCCGCTGCTCGCCGACTGGCTCGTCGCCATGGCCCCCGCCGTCCATCAGACCGCCGACCAGCTGCGCAGCGGCGACTACACCAAGGACGTCGTCTCCACGCTCGCCATGCAGGTGGCTGGCACACCGACCTTCCTGACCACCGCCGAGGAGCAGGGTGTGAGCCCGGAACTGCTCACTGCCTACTTCACGTTGATGCGCCGTCGCCTGGCCGAGGGCAGCGGCGAGGAGGACCTGACGGGCGTGATCGACCTCCTCGCGCGCTGACCGGCCCCCGGCGCGAACGCCTCCCCTTAGGGCCTGTCTGACCATTTCCGTCTGCTGCGCGACGCCCTGCACGCACTCTCGCCGCACCGGCCCCAGGCCCAAGTACAGCCGGTACGAGGGCCTGGGGCAGGCACGCCGAGAGCACGCACCTGACGCCGCGCCCCCGCCCTCCGGGCGACGACGGAAGTTGTCAGACAGGCCCTAGGCTGCGCCGATGGGACACGCGACCGAGAACCCCGAGAGCCCGGCCCTCCCCGCCGACGCGGACGCGCACACGGACGGAGTGAACGACTACGACCGCTTCGCCGAGGCGTACGTGCGGGAGAACGAGGACAACCCCGTGAACGCGTACTACGCCCGGCCCGCGATGCTCGCCCTCGCGGGAGACGTGACCGGCCACCGGGTCCTGGACGTCGGCTGCGGGGCCGGCCCGCTGTCCGCCGCACTGCGCGACCGGGGTGCCACCGTCACCGGGGTCGACGCCAGTGCGCGGATGCTGGCGCTGGCCAGGAAACGGCTCGGCGACGACGTGGCCCTGCACCGGGCCGACCTGCGTGAGCCCCTGCCGTTCGAGGACGGTACCTTCGACGACGTCGTGGCCTCGCTGGTGCTGCACTACCTGGAGGACTGGGGGCCGGTGCTCACCGAGATACGGCGGGTGCTCGCGCCCGGCGGACGGCTGTTCGCGTCGGTGGACCACCCGTTCGTCGCGTACACCTTTCAGGAGCCCCGGCCCGACTACTTCGCCACCACCAGCTACACCTTCGACTGGAACTTCGAGGGGGAGTCGCACCCCATGCGGTTCTGGCGGAAACCGCTGCACGCCATGACCGACGCCTTCACCACCGCCGGGTTCCACCGCGTCCTGATCAGCGAGCCGCAGCCCGACCCGGCCGCCCGCGACCTGTTCCCCGACGCCTTCCGGGACCTGTCCACCCGCCCCACGTTCCTGTTCTTCGGCGCCGAGACACCGTCATGACCGAGAGGGCCCGCCCGGCGAGATCCACCGGGCGGGCCCCCTCGCCTCGCAGCGCGGTCAGCGCTTGAGCGTGAAGGTGAAGTCACCGCAAGGACGGCTGCCCAGACGGACCGCCGAGACCAACTTCCCCTCCGCCGCCAGCCGTTCCGCCTCACCCCGCGTGAGACCGAACCCGTCGGCGACCAGACGCACCGGCCGGACCGGGACCCGCGCCGCGAACCGGACCGAGACGTCGGCCACCTCCTCGTCGAGGTGGCCCGAACCGCCGGTGTCGAGCCGCCAGGCGCCGGCCCAGTCGAGGGCGACACGGCTGCGGCGCAGCA contains these protein-coding regions:
- a CDS encoding class I SAM-dependent methyltransferase, whose translation is MGHATENPESPALPADADAHTDGVNDYDRFAEAYVRENEDNPVNAYYARPAMLALAGDVTGHRVLDVGCGAGPLSAALRDRGATVTGVDASARMLALARKRLGDDVALHRADLREPLPFEDGTFDDVVASLVLHYLEDWGPVLTEIRRVLAPGGRLFASVDHPFVAYTFQEPRPDYFATTSYTFDWNFEGESHPMRFWRKPLHAMTDAFTTAGFHRVLISEPQPDPAARDLFPDAFRDLSTRPTFLFFGAETPS